In Spirosoma aureum, a single genomic region encodes these proteins:
- the kdpA gene encoding potassium-transporting ATPase subunit KdpA produces MSTELIGVIAMYGITVLLAIPLGKYIANVFKPESANGPLERFIYRIGGIDPTREMSWKENLVALLTINAVWLAFAFTLLLLQGILPLNPDENPSMTPDLAFNTAISFMVNCDLQHYSGESGATYLTQLFVMNFLMFTSAATGIASLLLVVRSFLPKVVDTVGNFYVFFVKSITRILLPISFIVALLLTFNGTPASFDGKDSIVTMQGDTVGVSRGPAAGMIAIKHVGTNGGGWFGANSAHPLENPNYFTNIVEMVAQVLIPIAMLFALGFLINRRRFTWVVYSVMTLGMLCLLIPTLVTEVHGNPAIAHLGVSQPTGAMEGKEVRFGPLASAYWSIVTTIISTGSVNSMHDSSMALSGTMELLGMMTNAFYGGCGVGFLNYYYYLIIAVFISGLMVGRTPELFGRKVEAREIKIASIVALLSTLLVKGGTALAAWFFVKYSSAAGVAFDMAVKPSAWLNNPANHGFSEILYEFTSANANNGSGFEGLGDNNFFWNFATGIVLILGRFIPIIGPVAIAGLLAKKKYVPESSGTLPTDTATFGLMTFAVIIIITALSFFPALALGPLAEYFSLK; encoded by the coding sequence ATGTCAACTGAATTAATAGGCGTTATAGCCATGTACGGAATAACCGTTCTGCTGGCCATTCCGCTGGGCAAATACATTGCCAACGTCTTTAAACCTGAATCGGCCAACGGACCGCTGGAACGGTTCATTTATCGCATAGGAGGTATCGATCCAACCCGCGAAATGAGTTGGAAAGAAAACCTCGTTGCCCTACTAACGATCAACGCCGTGTGGCTGGCTTTCGCCTTTACGCTGCTTCTGCTGCAAGGCATTCTTCCGCTTAACCCGGACGAAAATCCGTCCATGACGCCTGATCTGGCGTTTAATACGGCCATCAGCTTTATGGTCAACTGCGATTTGCAGCACTATTCGGGCGAATCGGGTGCCACCTATCTGACGCAGTTGTTCGTTATGAACTTCCTGATGTTTACGTCGGCGGCAACAGGTATTGCATCGCTGCTGCTCGTTGTGCGGTCGTTTCTGCCTAAAGTAGTAGACACCGTCGGCAACTTCTATGTGTTTTTCGTAAAGTCGATCACTCGAATCTTGCTGCCAATTTCCTTCATAGTGGCTCTGCTCCTGACATTTAATGGAACACCGGCCAGCTTTGATGGCAAGGACAGTATCGTAACCATGCAGGGTGATACGGTTGGCGTTTCCCGCGGACCAGCGGCTGGTATGATCGCCATCAAACACGTCGGTACCAACGGCGGTGGCTGGTTTGGTGCTAACTCAGCTCATCCACTCGAAAACCCAAACTATTTCACCAACATAGTCGAAATGGTGGCGCAGGTGCTCATTCCGATTGCGATGCTTTTTGCCCTCGGCTTCCTGATCAACCGCCGTCGGTTTACCTGGGTGGTCTATAGTGTCATGACGCTCGGCATGCTCTGTCTGCTGATACCAACGCTGGTAACCGAAGTCCATGGCAACCCAGCCATAGCACACTTGGGTGTGAGCCAGCCCACGGGAGCTATGGAAGGGAAAGAGGTTCGGTTTGGGCCGCTGGCATCTGCCTACTGGAGCATCGTAACGACCATTATTTCAACGGGTTCGGTCAACTCCATGCACGATTCGTCAATGGCTCTCTCGGGTACCATGGAACTGCTGGGTATGATGACCAATGCCTTCTATGGCGGCTGTGGCGTCGGCTTCCTGAATTATTACTACTACCTGATTATCGCCGTGTTTATTTCCGGACTGATGGTCGGACGAACACCCGAACTATTCGGTCGAAAAGTAGAAGCCCGTGAGATCAAGATTGCATCCATCGTAGCACTGCTGAGTACATTACTGGTGAAAGGCGGCACGGCTTTGGCTGCCTGGTTTTTTGTTAAGTACTCCAGTGCTGCCGGGGTCGCGTTCGACATGGCTGTTAAGCCCTCAGCCTGGCTCAACAATCCGGCAAACCACGGCTTCTCGGAAATATTATATGAGTTCACCTCGGCCAACGCCAACAACGGATCGGGCTTTGAAGGCCTGGGCGACAACAACTTTTTCTGGAACTTCGCAACGGGTATTGTCCTGATTCTGGGCCGGTTTATTCCGATCATTGGTCCGGTAGCAATAGCGGGTCTGCTGGCGAAGAAAAAATACGTTCCTGAATCGTCGGGCACTTTGCCTACCGACACAGCGACGTTCGGCCTCATGACCTTTGCCGTTATTATCATCATCACCGCACTTTCGTTCTTCCCGGCACTGGCCCTTGGTCCACTAGCCGAATATTTCTCACTCAAGTAA
- a CDS encoding potassium-transporting ATPase subunit F — MLTGLFIISLMVFAYMLYVLIKPEKF, encoded by the coding sequence ATGCTCACAGGCTTATTCATCATCTCGCTGATGGTTTTCGCGTACATGCTGTACGTGCTGATAAAACCAGAAAAATTTTAA